AAATTCTATAAGCTCAACTCTTTTAGCTATATCACTTCCAACAACCTCTTTATTTGCGTAATCTGCACCCTTTACAAGCACATCTGGTTTAATTTTTTTGATAAGTTCATAAGGGGTGTCTTCATCAAATATCACAACATAATCAACGCTTTGAAGACCTGCTAAAACCGTAGCTCTAGAAATTTGTGAGTTTATAGGGCGAGTGTTACCTTTTAGTCTTTTAACAGAAGCATCAGAATTTAACCCAAGCACAAGCACACCACCAATAGCTTTTGCTTTAGCAAGATAGCTTACATGACCTGCGTGAAGTATATCAAAACAACCATTTGTAAAGATTACTTGTTTATTATTAGCACTTAAAATTTCTAAAATTTCATCAACTGTTTTTATCTTTTTAAGCGGATCCCAGCAACTTGTAAATTTATCATACTCAGCTATTTCACTAAGTGTAACAGTTGCACTTCCTACTTTACTAACAACCACAGCAGCAGCTTTATTTGCTAAAATAGTAGCGTTTTTAATGCTCATTTTACTTGCTAAAGCATATCCTAAAGTGGCTAAAACCGTATCTCCAGCACCTGTTACATCATAAACTTCTCTAGCAATAGCAGGTATAATCTCTAAGCTTTTATCATAAAAAGCTATGCCTTTTTCTGAAAGCGTTATAAGAGAGTACTTTAAATTTAGATCATTTTTAAGCTTAACTATAGCATCTTTTAAACTAACATCATCTTTTATATCAATACTAGTTGCAATCGCTGCTTCTTTGCGGTTTGGCGTAAGAAGCGTTGCACCGCTATATTTTGAATAATCCTTACCTTTTGGATCAACTAGGACAAATTTATCTTTTGATTGTTTTATTATCTCTTTACAAATTCTAGGCGTTAAAACGCCTTTTGCATAATCACTTAAAAGCACACCATCAAATTGTGGCAAAATTTCACTAAATTTTGATAGAAGTTTATCTTCGCTATCTTGAGTGATATTTTCTTTACTCTCTTTATCAAAGCGAACTATTTGCTGAGATACTGCCATGAGCCTAGATTTTTGGCTTGTTTTTCTGCCATTTTCTTTAACTAAGAATTTATAATCCACTTCGCTAAGTAGATCTAAAATTTGATCAGCCCTATTATCATCTCCAACAACGCTTAAAACACCAACTCTAGCACCTAAAGATTTAAGGTTTGCTATGACATTTCCAGCACCGCCAAGGCGTTTATCTTCTTGCTTTATATCTACAACTTGCACGGGTGCTTCAGGAGAAATTCTATCACAATCCCCCCAAAGATAGTGATCTATCATCAAGTCCCCAACAACTAAAATACTAACCATTTACTTCGCTTTCATAAATTCTATTTATCTCAGAAATATAGTCTTTTATGCCATCTTCAAGGCTAAATTTTGGCTCATATCCTAAATCTGTTTTAGTATCTAATATATTAGCTTGAGTATGAAACTGATACTGTTTTACAAAAGGGTTTTTTATATACTCACTGCCTAAATTTGTGCCAAGTTCACGCTGTAAAATATCAGCAATATTTTGAAAACTCCTAGCCTTACCAGTTGCAAGGTTATAAATACCGCTTTTTTTCGCATTTAAAGCTAGTTCATTTCCTAAAACAATATCTTTTATGTAAACAAAATCTCGCTTTATCTTATCACTTCCTTCAAAAAGTTTTGGAGCTTTACCACTTAAAATTTGAAGTCCAAATTGAAGAACCATAGAGGCTGTTTTGTCTTTAAAATACTCACCACTGCCATAAACATTAAAGTATCTAAAACCTATAATATGAAGCTTTTTAAAAAATTTAAAAGCGAGTTTATCCATCATGAGTTTTGAAAAACCATAAACATTCCTAGGACTTTCACACTCGCCTACTGTTTGTGGACTTTTTGCATTGCCATAAGTAGCAGCTGAGCTTGCATAAATTAGCTTAGAGTTTAGATCTTTTGCGATTTCTATTAGATGACTAAACGAGTTTAAATTCGTCCTAATTAGCAAGTCTTGCTCACTAACTGTAGTATCGCTAATGGCTGCTTGGTGAAAAATAGTGTCTGGGCGAAATTTTTTTATCTTTTTTAAGGTGGCTTTATCATTAATATCGCCTTCTAAAATTTCGCCTTCAAAACCTAGTAAATTTTTATAATGTCCAAAGCTTTTAAGGTTACCATTTGAAAATCTATCGCTATTTCTAAAAATATCAATAACTAAAACTTCATCACCTTTTTTATCAAAGTGTTTAGCAAGATTTGAACCGATAAATCCAGCCCCACCTGTTACAACAATTCTCATAAATTTCCTTAAATTTAAAATGTAAAATTATAGCTAAAAAAAGAAAATTTCAGGAATTTGGTATGGTTTGTAAGATATTTTTAAAAGTTTTAAAGTAGGTATTATGTTGCGGATTTAATTTGCTATTTATTAAGTACAAATCCCCAACTCCAGCAGCTTTTCCAGCCCCCATATCGCTTATTTTATCGCCAAAGAAAATGCTTTTTTTAAGATCAATATCAAACTCATCCTTAGCTTTTAAAATCATACCTGGCTTTGGCTTTCTACAGCTACAGTTATCATCTGGAGAATGCGGACAAAAGTATACTTTTTTGATATAAATTTGCTCTTTTTCTAGCTCATTAAGCATAAATTTTGTTAAATTTAAAAACTCATCTTTTGTATAATATCCACGTGCTATGCCGGATTGATTTGTTATGATAAAAAGCTCATAGCCTAAGTTTTGATAGTATCTTAAAACCTCAAAAACATCATCCATAAATTTAAAATTTTCTTCTTTATAGACATAGCCAAAATCCTCATTTATAACGCCATCTCTATCTAAAAATAGTGCTTTTATCATAAATTTATTTACCTAAACAGAAATTTGAAAACATCTCATCTAAAATTTCACTTCTCTCAAATGGCCTTGATATGCTTGAAATTTCAGCTATAGCTAAATTTATCTCATAAGCAAAAAGCTCTAAAACGCTCTCCTCAAGCTGAAATTTAGCTCTTTTTAAAGACTCTAGGGCATTTTTAGTAGCATTTATCTGTCTTGTAGTTATGAGCATAATCCCATCGTAGTTTTGGCTATCTAGGTA
The sequence above is a segment of the Campylobacter corcagiensis genome. Coding sequences within it:
- the gmhB gene encoding D-glycero-beta-D-manno-heptose 1,7-bisphosphate 7-phosphatase, whose amino-acid sequence is MIKALFLDRDGVINEDFGYVYKEENFKFMDDVFEVLRYYQNLGYELFIITNQSGIARGYYTKDEFLNLTKFMLNELEKEQIYIKKVYFCPHSPDDNCSCRKPKPGMILKAKDEFDIDLKKSIFFGDKISDMGAGKAAGVGDLYLINSKLNPQHNTYFKTFKNILQTIPNS
- the rfaE1 gene encoding D-glycero-beta-D-manno-heptose-7-phosphate kinase yields the protein MVSILVVGDLMIDHYLWGDCDRISPEAPVQVVDIKQEDKRLGGAGNVIANLKSLGARVGVLSVVGDDNRADQILDLLSEVDYKFLVKENGRKTSQKSRLMAVSQQIVRFDKESKENITQDSEDKLLSKFSEILPQFDGVLLSDYAKGVLTPRICKEIIKQSKDKFVLVDPKGKDYSKYSGATLLTPNRKEAAIATSIDIKDDVSLKDAIVKLKNDLNLKYSLITLSEKGIAFYDKSLEIIPAIAREVYDVTGAGDTVLATLGYALASKMSIKNATILANKAAAVVVSKVGSATVTLSEIAEYDKFTSCWDPLKKIKTVDEILEILSANNKQVIFTNGCFDILHAGHVSYLAKAKAIGGVLVLGLNSDASVKRLKGNTRPINSQISRATVLAGLQSVDYVVIFDEDTPYELIKKIKPDVLVKGADYANKEVVGSDIAKRVELIEFKDGFSTTNIIKRIKE
- the rfaD gene encoding ADP-glyceromanno-heptose 6-epimerase; this encodes MRIVVTGGAGFIGSNLAKHFDKKGDEVLVIDIFRNSDRFSNGNLKSFGHYKNLLGFEGEILEGDINDKATLKKIKKFRPDTIFHQAAISDTTVSEQDLLIRTNLNSFSHLIEIAKDLNSKLIYASSAATYGNAKSPQTVGECESPRNVYGFSKLMMDKLAFKFFKKLHIIGFRYFNVYGSGEYFKDKTASMVLQFGLQILSGKAPKLFEGSDKIKRDFVYIKDIVLGNELALNAKKSGIYNLATGKARSFQNIADILQRELGTNLGSEYIKNPFVKQYQFHTQANILDTKTDLGYEPKFSLEDGIKDYISEINRIYESEVNG